From the Pomacea canaliculata isolate SZHN2017 linkage group LG4, ASM307304v1, whole genome shotgun sequence genome, one window contains:
- the LOC112561774 gene encoding uncharacterized protein LOC112561774 isoform X3, whose protein sequence is MAFHVFSCCTSFFLLLQLPAVCVTCGGSHVVRQKQPLSLTSPNYGLGPYPHRSNCVWQVTADGNQPLTLTFWTIDIEGHPACFFDYLVVYTSGCGASFPMRLCGHFLPKSLTSLSGQICIRFFSDDAVNLSGFNLTIEVHGSSTRPSIAPPADVKATLSAASATTDHSDVTWLSRPSPFIQATSVQPTTGQVTLTGLTVTNTDTNPAVPITIADSHPAMPSTIDTPLPVIVSTTNTHPVVSVPTIDTHLPVTVTTTGTHPVSATDTHPAVSVPAGDTHLPVTVTTTGTHPVVSVPTVDTHLPVTVTTTSTHPVSATDTHPAVSVPTIDTHLPVTVTTTSTHPVSATDTHPAVSVPTIDTHLPVTVTTTDTHPAVSVPTIDTHLPVTVTTTSTHPVSATDTHPAVSVPTIDTHLPVTVTTTDTHPAVSVPTIDTHLPVTVTTGTHPVSATDTHPAVSVPTVCPAGSVQCAGGTCIPRQWLCDGERDCPENDDESSTCRTCDEEHLQCHDDSCVPWNEVCDGTAQCTHGEDEATCMQVSASGVLQVQREGRWFEVCAPDVTDDTALERFAVSACTAAHLGDLLWFNKTTVHMDSLIALTLNDIELYALGQGFAQLRFSCPNSQALALACAEKACGHSGGHLAQLHTMGRAESVEGEWPWMVAITAGGSFLCGGSLVADQWVMTAGHCVYNLINTPEQLTVVSGRVKLGESNSPETGVSEVVLHPAYNFIYNADIALLRLHQPLNFTSVQHSICLPRRQRTWSSTIPCYVTGWGISDVNKSKLSPVLQHAKVVVWEQTKCQTVYSSRLTSSMICAGYENGQIDACKGDSGGPLVCRDSQDTWVQVGIVSWGEGCGVPGKPGVYTRVDSFQDWIQETTAKPVVSVTCQFETPAVCGYTSRTNVMSSFLWSRSSAGAAEFDRPVQDHSFGNQSGHYMFAHVKSDNLFQTSTLLTPEIQVHSVACLTFYIAFHSTDASLTVMAVGGSDNHTQQLVYLRKGFPDWSLVEVEVFGWVQQVAFVVTAGTQTSGGVGIDDVSIQNNLCTAKAPRTNSTGPCKK, encoded by the exons ATGGCGTTTCACGTTTTCTCCTGCTGCACTTCATTTTTCCTGCTGCTACAGCTTCCGGCTGTGTGCGTGACGTGCGGCggaagtcacgtggtcaggcAAAAGCAGCCGCTCAGCCTCACGTCGCCCAACTACGGCCTGGGCCCGTACCCGCACCGTAGCAACTGCGTGTGGCAGGTGACAGCAGACGGGAACCAG CCACTGACCCTGACCTTCTGGACTATTGATATAGAGGGACATCCTGCCTGCTTTTTTGACTACCTGGTAGTCTACACCAGTGGTTGTGGGGCATCGTTTCCCATGAGGCTCTGCGGACATTTTCTTCCAAAATCATTGACGTCGCTGTCAGGACAGATTTGCATCAGATTTTTCTCGGACGATGCAGTCAACCTGTCAGGGTTCAACCTCACAATAGAAGTTCACG GATCTTCTACGAGGCCTTCCATAGCACCGCCAGCCGACGTGAAGGCGACGTTGTCAGCTGCTTCAGCAACGACGGACCACAGCGATGTCACCTGGTTGTCGCGACCTTCACCTTTCATCCAGGCCACTTCTGTACAACCAACGACAGGACAAGTCACTTTGACAGGACTGACAGTCaccaacacagacacaaatcCAGCTGTGCCAATCACCATCGCAGACTCACATCCAGCGATGCCATCTACTATAGACACTCCCCTACCTGTGATAGTCAGCACCACAAATACACATCCAGTTGTGTCAGTACCCACTATAGACACTCACCTACCTGTGACAGTCACCACCACAGGTACACATCCAGTCTCTGCTACAGACACACATCCAGCTGTGTCAGTACCCGCTGGAGACACTCACCTACCTGTGACAGTCACCACCACAGGTACACATCCAGTTGTGTCAGTACCCACTGTAGACACTCACCTACCTGTGACAGTCACCACCACATCTACACATCCAGTCTCTGCTACAGACACACATCCAGCTGTGTCAGTACCCACTATAGACACTCACCTACCTGTGACAGTCACCACCACATCTACACATCCAGTCTCTGCTACAGACACACATCCAGCTGTGTCAGTACCCACTATAGACACTCACCTACCTGTGACAGTcaccaccacagacacacatccGGCTGTGTCAGTGCCCACTATAGACACTCACCTACCTGTGACAGTCACCACCACATCTACACATCCAGTCTCTGCTACAGACACACATCCAGCTGTGTCAGTACCCACTATAGACACTCACCTACCTGTGACAGTcaccaccacagacacacatccGGCTGTGTCAGTGCCCACTATAGACACTCACCTACCTGTGACAGTCACCACAGGTACACATCCAGTCTCTGCTACAGACACACATCCAGCTGTGTCAGTACCCACTGTATGTCCGGCGGGGAGCGTGCAGTGTGCTGGCGGCACGTGCATTCCACGTCAGTGGCTGTGTGACGGCGAGCGTGACTGTCCCGAGAACGACGACGAGAGTTCAACGTGCA GAACATGCGACGAGGAGCACTTGCAGTGCCATGACGACAGCTGTGTGCCATGGAATGAAGTTTGTGATGGCACAGCTCAGTGCACACACGGCGAGGACGAGGCAACATGCA TGCAGGTCTCAGCAAGCGGTGTCCTTCAGGTTCAAAGGGAGGGACGCTGGTTTGAGGTGTGTGCTCCAGATGTGACTGATGATACAGCATTAGAGAGATTTGCAGTCAGTGCTTGTACTGCAGCACACCTGGG AGACCTGTTGTGGTTTAACAAAACAACTGTGCACATGGACTCATTGATTGCACTAACATTGAATGACATAGAACTGTATGCTTTGGGCCAAGGGTTTGCTCAGCTCAG GTTTTCTTGTCCTAACAGTCAGGCCCTTGCTTTGGCATGTGCAGAGAAAG CATGTGGTCACTCTGGTGGACATCTGGCCCAGCTACACACCATGGGTAGAGCAGAGTCTGTGGAGGGTGAATGGCCCTGGATGGTGGCCATCACAGCTGGAGGTAGTTTTCTGTGTGGGGGGTCTCTAGTTGCTGACCAGTGGGTCATGACTGCTGGACACTGTGTATACAA CCTCATCAACACACCAGAGCAGCTGACTGTTGTCTCTGGCCGTGTGAAGCTTGGTGAAAGCAACTCACCTGAGACAGGAGTGTCCGAGGTCGTCTTGCACCCAGCCTACAACTTCATCTACAATGCTGACATAGCCCTCCTGAGACTTCATCAGCCTCTGAATTTCACCTCTGTGCAACATTCCATTTGCCTTCCACGCCGACAACGCACGTGGAGTTCCACCATTCCTTGCTACGTCACAGGCTGGGGCATCTCAG ATGTGAACAAGAGCAAACTGTCCCCTGTACTACAACATGCCAAGGTTGTGGTGTGGGAGCAGACCAAGTGCCAGACTGTTTATTCTTCTCGTCTTACATCCTCCATGATCTGTGCTGGCTACGAGAATGGACAAATAGATGCCTGTAAG GGTGATAGTGGGGGACCTTTAGTATGCAGAGACAGTCAGGACACCTGGGTGCAAGTGGGCATTGTCAGCTGGGGAGAAGGATGTGGAGTCCCTGGAAAACCAGGTGTTTACACTCGTGTTGACTCCTTTCAGGACTGGATACAAGAAACTACAGCCAAACCAG TGGTTAGTGTCACATGCCAGTTCGAGACACCAGCGGTCTGTGGTTATACAAGCAGGACAAATGTGATGTCATCATTCTTGTGGTCCCGCTCCTCAGCAGGTGCAGCTGAGTTTGACCGGCCTGTTCAAGACCACAGTTTTGGAAACCAGTCAG GTCACTACATGTTTGCCCATGTGAAAAGTGACAACTTGTTCCAGACCAGCACACTTCTAACGCCAGAAATACAGGTGCATTCGGTGGCATGTCTGACGTTTTACATTGCCTTTCATAGCACAGATGCCAGTCTCACAGTTATGGCAGTGGGCGGCAGTGACAACCATACACAACAACTAGTGTACCTGAGAAAGGGCTTTCCTGACTGGTCACTAGTGGAGGTTGAAGTGTTTGGCTGGGTTCAACAGGTAGCATTTGTGGTGACTGCTGGAACGCAGACCAGCGGAGGGGTGGGGATTGATGATGTCAGCATTCAAAATAATCTGTGCACAG CCAAGGCACCAAGAACCAATTCTACTGGACCATGCAAGAAATAA
- the LOC112561774 gene encoding uncharacterized protein LOC112561774 isoform X1, giving the protein MAFHVFSCCTSFFLLLQLPAVCVTCGGSHVVRQKQPLSLTSPNYGLGPYPHRSNCVWQVTADGNQPLTLTFWTIDIEGHPACFFDYLVVYTSGCGASFPMRLCGHFLPKSLTSLSGQICIRFFSDDAVNLSGFNLTIEVHGSSTRPSIAPPADVKATLSAASATTDHSDVTWLSRPSPFIQATSVQPTTGQVTLTGLTVTNTDTNPAVPITIADSHPAMPSTIDTPLPVIVSTTNTHPVVSVPTIDTHLPVTVTTTGTHPVSATDTHPAVSVPAGDTHLPVTVTTTGTHPVVSVPTVDTHLPVTVTTTSTHPVSATDTHPAVSVPTIDTHLPVTVTTTSTHPVSATDTHPAVSVPTIDTHLPVTVTTTDTHPAVSVPTIDTHLPVTVTTTSTHPVSATDTHPAVSVPTIDTHLPVTVTTTDTHPAVSVPTIDTHLPVTVTTGTHPVSATDTHPAVSVPTVCPAGSVQCAGGTCIPRQWLCDGERDCPENDDESSTCRTCDEEHLQCHDDSCVPWNEVCDGTAQCTHGEDEATCMQVSASGVLQVQREGRWFEVCAPDVTDDTALERFAVSACTAAHLGDLLWFNKTTVHMDSLIALTLNDIELYALGQGFAQLRFSCPNSQALALACAEKACGHSGGHLAQLHTMGRAESVEGEWPWMVAITAGGSFLCGGSLVADQWVMTAGHCVYNLINTPEQLTVVSGRVKLGESNSPETGVSEVVLHPAYNFIYNADIALLRLHQPLNFTSVQHSICLPRRQRTWSSTIPCYVTGWGISDVNKSKLSPVLQHAKVVVWEQTKCQTVYSSRLTSSMICAGYENGQIDACKGDSGGPLVCRDSQDTWVQVGIVSWGEGCGVPGKPGVYTRVDSFQDWIQETTAKPVVSVTCQFETPAVCGYTSRTNVMSSFLWSRSSAGAAEFDRPVQDHSFGNQSGHYMFAHVKSDNLFQTSTLLTPEIQVHSVACLTFYIAFHSTDASLTVMAVGGSDNHTQQLVYLRKGFPDWSLVEVEVFGWVQQVAFVVTAGTQTSGGVGIDDVSIQNNLCTDSQKLACDFNDGSLCSYSQGTKNQFYWTMQEIKLIIATNGSSTATDTSVQTDRYIEASSGDTFVGGAATLVSPLMTSAVPRCLHFKYRIVPAYSISLSICRLSFSNEYEFVDCSTWTRSSSPNSDWTQGQAVIPPSSYPYAVVFQAKQSFRQGTVSIDDIAKVDGECRTYNSS; this is encoded by the exons ATGGCGTTTCACGTTTTCTCCTGCTGCACTTCATTTTTCCTGCTGCTACAGCTTCCGGCTGTGTGCGTGACGTGCGGCggaagtcacgtggtcaggcAAAAGCAGCCGCTCAGCCTCACGTCGCCCAACTACGGCCTGGGCCCGTACCCGCACCGTAGCAACTGCGTGTGGCAGGTGACAGCAGACGGGAACCAG CCACTGACCCTGACCTTCTGGACTATTGATATAGAGGGACATCCTGCCTGCTTTTTTGACTACCTGGTAGTCTACACCAGTGGTTGTGGGGCATCGTTTCCCATGAGGCTCTGCGGACATTTTCTTCCAAAATCATTGACGTCGCTGTCAGGACAGATTTGCATCAGATTTTTCTCGGACGATGCAGTCAACCTGTCAGGGTTCAACCTCACAATAGAAGTTCACG GATCTTCTACGAGGCCTTCCATAGCACCGCCAGCCGACGTGAAGGCGACGTTGTCAGCTGCTTCAGCAACGACGGACCACAGCGATGTCACCTGGTTGTCGCGACCTTCACCTTTCATCCAGGCCACTTCTGTACAACCAACGACAGGACAAGTCACTTTGACAGGACTGACAGTCaccaacacagacacaaatcCAGCTGTGCCAATCACCATCGCAGACTCACATCCAGCGATGCCATCTACTATAGACACTCCCCTACCTGTGATAGTCAGCACCACAAATACACATCCAGTTGTGTCAGTACCCACTATAGACACTCACCTACCTGTGACAGTCACCACCACAGGTACACATCCAGTCTCTGCTACAGACACACATCCAGCTGTGTCAGTACCCGCTGGAGACACTCACCTACCTGTGACAGTCACCACCACAGGTACACATCCAGTTGTGTCAGTACCCACTGTAGACACTCACCTACCTGTGACAGTCACCACCACATCTACACATCCAGTCTCTGCTACAGACACACATCCAGCTGTGTCAGTACCCACTATAGACACTCACCTACCTGTGACAGTCACCACCACATCTACACATCCAGTCTCTGCTACAGACACACATCCAGCTGTGTCAGTACCCACTATAGACACTCACCTACCTGTGACAGTcaccaccacagacacacatccGGCTGTGTCAGTGCCCACTATAGACACTCACCTACCTGTGACAGTCACCACCACATCTACACATCCAGTCTCTGCTACAGACACACATCCAGCTGTGTCAGTACCCACTATAGACACTCACCTACCTGTGACAGTcaccaccacagacacacatccGGCTGTGTCAGTGCCCACTATAGACACTCACCTACCTGTGACAGTCACCACAGGTACACATCCAGTCTCTGCTACAGACACACATCCAGCTGTGTCAGTACCCACTGTATGTCCGGCGGGGAGCGTGCAGTGTGCTGGCGGCACGTGCATTCCACGTCAGTGGCTGTGTGACGGCGAGCGTGACTGTCCCGAGAACGACGACGAGAGTTCAACGTGCA GAACATGCGACGAGGAGCACTTGCAGTGCCATGACGACAGCTGTGTGCCATGGAATGAAGTTTGTGATGGCACAGCTCAGTGCACACACGGCGAGGACGAGGCAACATGCA TGCAGGTCTCAGCAAGCGGTGTCCTTCAGGTTCAAAGGGAGGGACGCTGGTTTGAGGTGTGTGCTCCAGATGTGACTGATGATACAGCATTAGAGAGATTTGCAGTCAGTGCTTGTACTGCAGCACACCTGGG AGACCTGTTGTGGTTTAACAAAACAACTGTGCACATGGACTCATTGATTGCACTAACATTGAATGACATAGAACTGTATGCTTTGGGCCAAGGGTTTGCTCAGCTCAG GTTTTCTTGTCCTAACAGTCAGGCCCTTGCTTTGGCATGTGCAGAGAAAG CATGTGGTCACTCTGGTGGACATCTGGCCCAGCTACACACCATGGGTAGAGCAGAGTCTGTGGAGGGTGAATGGCCCTGGATGGTGGCCATCACAGCTGGAGGTAGTTTTCTGTGTGGGGGGTCTCTAGTTGCTGACCAGTGGGTCATGACTGCTGGACACTGTGTATACAA CCTCATCAACACACCAGAGCAGCTGACTGTTGTCTCTGGCCGTGTGAAGCTTGGTGAAAGCAACTCACCTGAGACAGGAGTGTCCGAGGTCGTCTTGCACCCAGCCTACAACTTCATCTACAATGCTGACATAGCCCTCCTGAGACTTCATCAGCCTCTGAATTTCACCTCTGTGCAACATTCCATTTGCCTTCCACGCCGACAACGCACGTGGAGTTCCACCATTCCTTGCTACGTCACAGGCTGGGGCATCTCAG ATGTGAACAAGAGCAAACTGTCCCCTGTACTACAACATGCCAAGGTTGTGGTGTGGGAGCAGACCAAGTGCCAGACTGTTTATTCTTCTCGTCTTACATCCTCCATGATCTGTGCTGGCTACGAGAATGGACAAATAGATGCCTGTAAG GGTGATAGTGGGGGACCTTTAGTATGCAGAGACAGTCAGGACACCTGGGTGCAAGTGGGCATTGTCAGCTGGGGAGAAGGATGTGGAGTCCCTGGAAAACCAGGTGTTTACACTCGTGTTGACTCCTTTCAGGACTGGATACAAGAAACTACAGCCAAACCAG TGGTTAGTGTCACATGCCAGTTCGAGACACCAGCGGTCTGTGGTTATACAAGCAGGACAAATGTGATGTCATCATTCTTGTGGTCCCGCTCCTCAGCAGGTGCAGCTGAGTTTGACCGGCCTGTTCAAGACCACAGTTTTGGAAACCAGTCAG GTCACTACATGTTTGCCCATGTGAAAAGTGACAACTTGTTCCAGACCAGCACACTTCTAACGCCAGAAATACAGGTGCATTCGGTGGCATGTCTGACGTTTTACATTGCCTTTCATAGCACAGATGCCAGTCTCACAGTTATGGCAGTGGGCGGCAGTGACAACCATACACAACAACTAGTGTACCTGAGAAAGGGCTTTCCTGACTGGTCACTAGTGGAGGTTGAAGTGTTTGGCTGGGTTCAACAGGTAGCATTTGTGGTGACTGCTGGAACGCAGACCAGCGGAGGGGTGGGGATTGATGATGTCAGCATTCAAAATAATCTGTGCACAG attctCAGAAACTAGCCTGTGACTTCAATGATGGGTCACTTTGCTCTTACAGCCAAGGCACCAAGAACCAATTCTACTGGACCATGCAAGAAATAAAGTTGATAATAGCAACAAATGGCAGTTCTACTGCAACAGACACGAGTGTACAGACTG ACAGATACATTGAGGCCAGTAGTGGAGATACCTTTGTGGGAGGCGCTGCCACCTTGGTGTCCCCACTGATGACCTCAGCTGTTCCACGGTGCCTGCACTTCAAGTACAGAATAGTACCAGCATACAGCATCTCGCTGTCCATCTGCCGGCTCAGTTTTAGCAATGAATATGAGTTTGTGGACTGTAGCACATGGACTCGATCGAGCAGTCCTAACAGTGACTGGACACAAGgtcaagcagtaattccaccgtCTAGTTATCCATATGCTGTTGTCTTTCAAGCAAAACAGAGCTTCAGGCAGGGCACTGTAAGCATTGATGACATTGCAAAGGTGGATGGTGAATGTAGAACTTACAATAGTAGCTGA
- the LOC112561774 gene encoding uncharacterized protein LOC112561774 isoform X2: MAFHVFSCCTSFFLLLQLPAVCVTCGGSHVVRQKQPLSLTSPNYGLGPYPHRSNCVWQVTADGNQPLTLTFWTIDIEGHPACFFDYLVVYTSGCGASFPMRLCGHFLPKSLTSLSGQICIRFFSDDAVNLSGFNLTIEVHGSSTRPSIAPPADVKATLSAASATTDHSDVTWLSRPSPFIQATSVQPTTGQVTLTGLTVTNTDTNPAVPITIADSHPAMPSTIDTPLPVIVSTTNTHPVVSVPTIDTHLPVTVTTTGTHPVSATDTHPAVSVPAGDTHLPVTVTTTGTHPVVSVPTVDTHLPVTVTTTSTHPVSATDTHPAVSVPTIDTHLPVTVTTTDTHPAVSVPTIDTHLPVTVTTTSTHPVSATDTHPAVSVPTIDTHLPVTVTTTDTHPAVSVPTIDTHLPVTVTTGTHPVSATDTHPAVSVPTVCPAGSVQCAGGTCIPRQWLCDGERDCPENDDESSTCRTCDEEHLQCHDDSCVPWNEVCDGTAQCTHGEDEATCMQVSASGVLQVQREGRWFEVCAPDVTDDTALERFAVSACTAAHLGDLLWFNKTTVHMDSLIALTLNDIELYALGQGFAQLRFSCPNSQALALACAEKACGHSGGHLAQLHTMGRAESVEGEWPWMVAITAGGSFLCGGSLVADQWVMTAGHCVYNLINTPEQLTVVSGRVKLGESNSPETGVSEVVLHPAYNFIYNADIALLRLHQPLNFTSVQHSICLPRRQRTWSSTIPCYVTGWGISDVNKSKLSPVLQHAKVVVWEQTKCQTVYSSRLTSSMICAGYENGQIDACKGDSGGPLVCRDSQDTWVQVGIVSWGEGCGVPGKPGVYTRVDSFQDWIQETTAKPVVSVTCQFETPAVCGYTSRTNVMSSFLWSRSSAGAAEFDRPVQDHSFGNQSGHYMFAHVKSDNLFQTSTLLTPEIQVHSVACLTFYIAFHSTDASLTVMAVGGSDNHTQQLVYLRKGFPDWSLVEVEVFGWVQQVAFVVTAGTQTSGGVGIDDVSIQNNLCTDSQKLACDFNDGSLCSYSQGTKNQFYWTMQEIKLIIATNGSSTATDTSVQTDRYIEASSGDTFVGGAATLVSPLMTSAVPRCLHFKYRIVPAYSISLSICRLSFSNEYEFVDCSTWTRSSSPNSDWTQGQAVIPPSSYPYAVVFQAKQSFRQGTVSIDDIAKVDGECRTYNSS; this comes from the exons ATGGCGTTTCACGTTTTCTCCTGCTGCACTTCATTTTTCCTGCTGCTACAGCTTCCGGCTGTGTGCGTGACGTGCGGCggaagtcacgtggtcaggcAAAAGCAGCCGCTCAGCCTCACGTCGCCCAACTACGGCCTGGGCCCGTACCCGCACCGTAGCAACTGCGTGTGGCAGGTGACAGCAGACGGGAACCAG CCACTGACCCTGACCTTCTGGACTATTGATATAGAGGGACATCCTGCCTGCTTTTTTGACTACCTGGTAGTCTACACCAGTGGTTGTGGGGCATCGTTTCCCATGAGGCTCTGCGGACATTTTCTTCCAAAATCATTGACGTCGCTGTCAGGACAGATTTGCATCAGATTTTTCTCGGACGATGCAGTCAACCTGTCAGGGTTCAACCTCACAATAGAAGTTCACG GATCTTCTACGAGGCCTTCCATAGCACCGCCAGCCGACGTGAAGGCGACGTTGTCAGCTGCTTCAGCAACGACGGACCACAGCGATGTCACCTGGTTGTCGCGACCTTCACCTTTCATCCAGGCCACTTCTGTACAACCAACGACAGGACAAGTCACTTTGACAGGACTGACAGTCaccaacacagacacaaatcCAGCTGTGCCAATCACCATCGCAGACTCACATCCAGCGATGCCATCTACTATAGACACTCCCCTACCTGTGATAGTCAGCACCACAAATACACATCCAGTTGTGTCAGTACCCACTATAGACACTCACCTACCTGTGACAGTCACCACCACAGGTACACATCCAGTCTCTGCTACAGACACACATCCAGCTGTGTCAGTACCCGCTGGAGACACTCACCTACCTGTGACAGTCACCACCACAGGTACACATCCAGTTGTGTCAGTACCCACTGTAGACACTCACCTACCTGTGACAGTCACCACCACATCTACACATCCAGTCTCTGCTACAGACACACATCCAGCTGTGTCAGTACCCACTATAGACACTCACCTACCTGTGACAGTCACCACCAC agacacacatccGGCTGTGTCAGTGCCCACTATAGACACTCACCTACCTGTGACAGTCACCACCACATCTACACATCCAGTCTCTGCTACAGACACACATCCAGCTGTGTCAGTACCCACTATAGACACTCACCTACCTGTGACAGTcaccaccacagacacacatccGGCTGTGTCAGTGCCCACTATAGACACTCACCTACCTGTGACAGTCACCACAGGTACACATCCAGTCTCTGCTACAGACACACATCCAGCTGTGTCAGTACCCACTGTATGTCCGGCGGGGAGCGTGCAGTGTGCTGGCGGCACGTGCATTCCACGTCAGTGGCTGTGTGACGGCGAGCGTGACTGTCCCGAGAACGACGACGAGAGTTCAACGTGCA GAACATGCGACGAGGAGCACTTGCAGTGCCATGACGACAGCTGTGTGCCATGGAATGAAGTTTGTGATGGCACAGCTCAGTGCACACACGGCGAGGACGAGGCAACATGCA TGCAGGTCTCAGCAAGCGGTGTCCTTCAGGTTCAAAGGGAGGGACGCTGGTTTGAGGTGTGTGCTCCAGATGTGACTGATGATACAGCATTAGAGAGATTTGCAGTCAGTGCTTGTACTGCAGCACACCTGGG AGACCTGTTGTGGTTTAACAAAACAACTGTGCACATGGACTCATTGATTGCACTAACATTGAATGACATAGAACTGTATGCTTTGGGCCAAGGGTTTGCTCAGCTCAG GTTTTCTTGTCCTAACAGTCAGGCCCTTGCTTTGGCATGTGCAGAGAAAG CATGTGGTCACTCTGGTGGACATCTGGCCCAGCTACACACCATGGGTAGAGCAGAGTCTGTGGAGGGTGAATGGCCCTGGATGGTGGCCATCACAGCTGGAGGTAGTTTTCTGTGTGGGGGGTCTCTAGTTGCTGACCAGTGGGTCATGACTGCTGGACACTGTGTATACAA CCTCATCAACACACCAGAGCAGCTGACTGTTGTCTCTGGCCGTGTGAAGCTTGGTGAAAGCAACTCACCTGAGACAGGAGTGTCCGAGGTCGTCTTGCACCCAGCCTACAACTTCATCTACAATGCTGACATAGCCCTCCTGAGACTTCATCAGCCTCTGAATTTCACCTCTGTGCAACATTCCATTTGCCTTCCACGCCGACAACGCACGTGGAGTTCCACCATTCCTTGCTACGTCACAGGCTGGGGCATCTCAG ATGTGAACAAGAGCAAACTGTCCCCTGTACTACAACATGCCAAGGTTGTGGTGTGGGAGCAGACCAAGTGCCAGACTGTTTATTCTTCTCGTCTTACATCCTCCATGATCTGTGCTGGCTACGAGAATGGACAAATAGATGCCTGTAAG GGTGATAGTGGGGGACCTTTAGTATGCAGAGACAGTCAGGACACCTGGGTGCAAGTGGGCATTGTCAGCTGGGGAGAAGGATGTGGAGTCCCTGGAAAACCAGGTGTTTACACTCGTGTTGACTCCTTTCAGGACTGGATACAAGAAACTACAGCCAAACCAG TGGTTAGTGTCACATGCCAGTTCGAGACACCAGCGGTCTGTGGTTATACAAGCAGGACAAATGTGATGTCATCATTCTTGTGGTCCCGCTCCTCAGCAGGTGCAGCTGAGTTTGACCGGCCTGTTCAAGACCACAGTTTTGGAAACCAGTCAG GTCACTACATGTTTGCCCATGTGAAAAGTGACAACTTGTTCCAGACCAGCACACTTCTAACGCCAGAAATACAGGTGCATTCGGTGGCATGTCTGACGTTTTACATTGCCTTTCATAGCACAGATGCCAGTCTCACAGTTATGGCAGTGGGCGGCAGTGACAACCATACACAACAACTAGTGTACCTGAGAAAGGGCTTTCCTGACTGGTCACTAGTGGAGGTTGAAGTGTTTGGCTGGGTTCAACAGGTAGCATTTGTGGTGACTGCTGGAACGCAGACCAGCGGAGGGGTGGGGATTGATGATGTCAGCATTCAAAATAATCTGTGCACAG attctCAGAAACTAGCCTGTGACTTCAATGATGGGTCACTTTGCTCTTACAGCCAAGGCACCAAGAACCAATTCTACTGGACCATGCAAGAAATAAAGTTGATAATAGCAACAAATGGCAGTTCTACTGCAACAGACACGAGTGTACAGACTG ACAGATACATTGAGGCCAGTAGTGGAGATACCTTTGTGGGAGGCGCTGCCACCTTGGTGTCCCCACTGATGACCTCAGCTGTTCCACGGTGCCTGCACTTCAAGTACAGAATAGTACCAGCATACAGCATCTCGCTGTCCATCTGCCGGCTCAGTTTTAGCAATGAATATGAGTTTGTGGACTGTAGCACATGGACTCGATCGAGCAGTCCTAACAGTGACTGGACACAAGgtcaagcagtaattccaccgtCTAGTTATCCATATGCTGTTGTCTTTCAAGCAAAACAGAGCTTCAGGCAGGGCACTGTAAGCATTGATGACATTGCAAAGGTGGATGGTGAATGTAGAACTTACAATAGTAGCTGA